CTCTACCTCGTCTCCAGTATCCTTTTATTTGTTTTCTTTCGCTAACTTGATGAGATCTAACTGCTGGATGAGGATGCCACAGATGATTAGTAATAACCCGAGAACAGTGGATAATGATATCACCTCTCCAACGGTCAGTCGGATTACGAGCAATGAGAGAAAGGGTACCAGATAAACCAAGATGGTTATTCGGGCTGTGGTGGAGGAAAGACTCAAGGCCTTAAGCCAGAAATAAAAAGCCACTCCCATTTCAAAGATACCAATATATATTCCACCGATGATTCCATAAAGATGGGGCACAAAATTTTGTTTTGAAAATATCATCAAAAAGAGGATAAAGATTGTGCCGAAGATAAAATTAGAAAATAATGCAATCACCGGTTCACGGACTTCCTGTAGATTTAATACCCAGTAAAATGCCCATACAAAGGCACTGGCTAAGGCCAGAAAGACACCTAAGGGACTGGAAAAATTGAGGGTGGTGAATTTCCCCTGGGTGGAGATAATCACAACCCCGGAAAAACTGATGAAGAGGGCAAGAAAACTCTTCAGCCCGATTTTTTGTCTCAGGAGCAACGCTGAAAGAAAAGTCAGGACTATTGCCCAAGTCTGGTTTAAAGGTTGGGCTTGCTGGGCTGGAAGTAATGAATAAGCCTTGAATAAGATCAGATAATACAAAAATGGATTCAAAAAACCCAATAGGAGATGGCTGGTCCAGAAGATTTTGAAATACCGCCGAAATTCGTTGATACGTTTTTCCATGACTAAAATGATAAAGAGGGCACATAATGAGGTGAGGGATGCCCAGAAAACGAGCTGGATGTTATTCACAAAACGGAGGGTGATTTTAAATGCCGAGGCGACAGTAGCCCAGAAAAGGATGACGATAAAGGCGAAAAGATAGGCTTTTTTCTGATTATCCACAGCGTGTTATTTTACTAAAATTAAAGAAGATATCAAGGGTTGGAAGACCGAGCCTATTTAGATAAGTCCCCACCTTGACATTCTAACTATTTTCCGTATACTTGTCCTAAGGAGGCTTTAAATGAATTTAGGCTGGCAGGAGATTCTGCTGATATTGCTCATTGTGCTTCTTCTTTTTGGCGCGCGGAAGATTCCGGAATTGGCAAGAAGTTTGGGAAGAGGAGTGCGAGAATTTAAGAGAGGTCTCCACGAGATAGAGAATTCCGAGAGCACAGAGGGTGAAAAGAAAGGAAGAGAAGAGGAAGATTGATTTTGTAAAATTTTGCCGGAGAGGTGTCCGAGTGGCCCAAGGAGCACGACTGGAAATCGTGTTTCCGCCGAAAGGCGGAACGCGGGTTCGAATCCCGCCCTCTCCGTATTTGATTTTAAGAAAGGAGGAACATGTATTATAATGGTGGGAAAATATTTTTGATTTCGTTTCTTGTCTCCCTTATTACTTCAGTGGTTGTCTGCCTTGTGTTCTTCTTTATTTTACCGGTGAGTAAAACAGGCGAAGTCGTCATTCCGGATTTTACCGGATCCACACCTGAGCAAGCGCGGGTGATTGCCGAGACCCGTGGATTATTACTTGTGGTGGGAGGGGAAGAAGAGAGTGAAAAATTTGCGGAGAATCAGATCTGTCGGCAGACCCCCTTACCGGGTTCGATAGTCCGGAATAAATCGAGCGTTACCGTTTTTATCTCCAAAGGTTCAGCGAATGTAATAATACCGGATTTAAAAGGACTGGGTTTGAGCGAGGCGACATTAAGATTGAATGAATTAGGCTTGCGGATCGGTGAGATCAAAACCGAAGAGCATGCAACCGTTGATAAAGATAAAATAATCACTACTCAGCCCGCACCGGGGATGCGGGCGAAAAAGGGTGATGCCATCACCATTATTTTGAGCGGTGGTGCGGAGACGGTTGAAGTGCCCCGGGTCATTGGTCGGGCCTATGCCACTGCCAAAAGAATAATCGAAGAGAAAGGATTTGTTGTCGGAAGTGTTAGTTATGAGGTGAGCACCGAGTTTGATGTGGGGATAGTTATGGCGCAGAATCCCAGGGCAGGGACGAAGGCGAAAAAGGGGTCAAAGATAGATCTGACCGTGGCAACCGTCCTTGACCAGTGAAACGGTTCCTGCGCTATTTAATAATCGTTCTCATCTTCTTCGCCATTGGACTGTTACTGGCGAACTTTTTATTGATGCCGGTGCTTGTCCGCCGGGGTGAAGAAATTTTTGTTCCCAATGTCTGTAATATGCCACTCGATTCAGCAACCGCCCTTCTCAAAAAAGAAGGATTGCAACCGGTAATCGGGGAACGGCGCTATGACCCGATCATTGAAGAAGGGCGGGTGATTATCCAGGAGCCACTGCCGGATACAAGGGTGAAAAAAGGGAGAATAATCAACCTTTCTGTCAGCCTGGGTCCGGAGAAAGTAGTGGTGCCGGTGCTCATTGGCTTGGATCTCGCA
Above is a window of candidate division WOR-3 bacterium DNA encoding:
- a CDS encoding DMT family transporter; translated protein: MDNQKKAYLFAFIVILFWATVASAFKITLRFVNNIQLVFWASLTSLCALFIILVMEKRINEFRRYFKIFWTSHLLLGFLNPFLYYLILFKAYSLLPAQQAQPLNQTWAIVLTFLSALLLRQKIGLKSFLALFISFSGVVIISTQGKFTTLNFSSPLGVFLALASAFVWAFYWVLNLQEVREPVIALFSNFIFGTIFILFLMIFSKQNFVPHLYGIIGGIYIGIFEMGVAFYFWLKALSLSSTTARITILVYLVPFLSLLVIRLTVGEVISLSTVLGLLLIICGILIQQLDLIKLAKENK
- a CDS encoding PASTA domain-containing protein, which gives rise to MYYNGGKIFLISFLVSLITSVVVCLVFFFILPVSKTGEVVIPDFTGSTPEQARVIAETRGLLLVVGGEEESEKFAENQICRQTPLPGSIVRNKSSVTVFISKGSANVIIPDLKGLGLSEATLRLNELGLRIGEIKTEEHATVDKDKIITTQPAPGMRAKKGDAITIILSGGAETVEVPRVIGRAYATAKRIIEEKGFVVGSVSYEVSTEFDVGIVMAQNPRAGTKAKKGSKIDLTVATVLDQ
- a CDS encoding twin-arginine translocase TatA/TatE family subunit — translated: MNLGWQEILLILLIVLLLFGARKIPELARSLGRGVREFKRGLHEIENSESTEGEKKGREEED